DNA sequence from the Coffea arabica cultivar ET-39 chromosome 11c, Coffea Arabica ET-39 HiFi, whole genome shotgun sequence genome:
TTTCAGGGGATTCACATTCTTAAAAAGCAAAGGAAACAAATGTTTTAGATAAATAAAACTAGGATGGCCCAATCTGTAATGCCAAACCATTATTTGTTCATAAGCAGATACAGAAATATTACTACTAGACTCTTGAACAATTTGAGCACTAGGTGAATTATCCTCAAGACAGTAAAGGTCATTGATCATTCTAGCTCTGCCAATCGTCATCCTCGAATTCTTGTCCTGAAAAGCACAATGAGATTCATCGAAAATAGTCAAACAATTAGAATCTCTTGTTAGTTTACTAACTAATAAAAGATTGCTGGCCAATTTTGGAACATGAAGAACAGATTTCAGATTAATATTTTTTGAGATCTGTATTGAACCTTTTCCAGCAACAGGAGAGAAACCTCCATCTGCAACCTTGATCTTTTTATTTCCAGAACATGGTGTATATGATTGGAAGAGTTTAAATGAATTTGTCATATGGTCGGAGGCTCCAGAGTCTATGATCCATGGAGCAGGAAAGGAAAGGTTGAGGAATTAGACAAAAAAGAATTGAATAGAACCTTAGATCCAATACCTGTATGAGCCATAGAAGCATTAGGAAAGTCAGATGAGGTAAAATTGGATTTCAgtagcataagaagatgctccATTTGTTCTTTGGTGAAAAGGCCAGCATCAACTTCATTAGCAGTAGGAACTCCTCATCCAGACTTCTCTCCTCCTTTGTTTATCCAATTTGGAGGTTTTCCGTGCAGTTTCCAGCATGTGTCACGAGTGTGACGAGGCTTATTACAATAGTCACACCAGACCTGTGATTTTTCACTGGATTTTTCTCCTGTTCTACGCTGATAagttgatgttttaaaggatgAGGCAACCTCTAAAGCCGATCCTTCAACAGCAATTCCAGGACCTTTCTTTCCCAGCATTACATTTCTTCTGCTTTCCTCCCTTCTAACCTCTGAGAATACCTCACCAATTGAAGGAAGAGGCTGTCTCCCAATAATTCTCCCTCTAACTTCATCAAATTCAACGTTTAGCCCTGCCAGAAATTTAAAGATTCGGCTGTCTTCAACAGTTTTCTTATGATGCTGAAAATCCTCTGTTGATTTCCACTCATAGCTGTTGAAGAGATCCAAATCCTGCCATATTCGCTTAAGcaaattgaaatattttgtGACAGTGTCTTCCCCTTGACGTAGATCTCCAATTTTGAGAGTCAACTCGAAAATTAGGGACTGATTTCCCAAATCAGAGTACATCTGATTGATATTTTCCCATAACTCTTGTGCCGTTGAATAGCACATGTAGTTAGAACTGATATCTTCCTCCATTGAGTTTACAAGCCATGTCATAACCATGGAGTTTTCCGCGTCCCATGTTGCGTAAGCAAGATCCGTGCATATTGGAGCCTTTGTTTCACCAGTTAAATACCCCATCTTGCCACGACCTCTGATATACATCCGGACTGCTTGTGACCATCGGAGAAAATTATCTCCATTCAGCTGAATGGTAGTAATCTGAATTGAGTGAGAATCAACCCCAGTTTTCAAGGATTCGATTCTGTTTTTGGATGAAGAGACAGTAGTTGGAGGATTAATGGTAGAGTCTGATGATGTTTCAGACATGATGAAGAGGCAGGGGACAATGTGAAAAAACAAGAAGCAGGAAAAATCAGGCAAACCTAGCTCTGAGACCAACTTGAAAATAATGAATGAGGGGAATAATTATTTCATTGATCCAAAAGAATATATACAACAGGTTTCAGCCTATATTAGGAAACTATACACAATTATATCCTTAATCCTAGGAATAAGATTTTACACTAATTTAGCTCCTCTACAGCTAATTTACAGTTATAGTTATATAGAATTTCTCTCCACTAATCTCTCCTAATTTACACGGTTTTATTACTCAATAGTCTACTTCccaaaaaatacagattttcccACAATATCCAAGCTAGATATCTTCATATCAAACTCACAAGTCCATATTAAAGCTAGAAACTCTCAACTTAAGGCTGAAAATAtcaatcaaagctgaaaattaaccctaaagctggaaattcgaATATAGGAGCTAGATAACCTCATACGAAAGCTAAAATTTCATATCCAACCTCATATCAAAACTAAACCGTTCATATCAAGGCTGAACAATACatttcaaagctgaaaattgcaacctactaa
Encoded proteins:
- the LOC113717042 gene encoding uncharacterized protein, which translates into the protein MSETSSDSTINPPTTVSSSKNRIESLKTGVDSHSIQITTIQLNGDNFLRWSQAVRMYIRGRGKMGYLTGETKAPICTDLAYATWDAENSMVMTWLVNSMEEDISSNYMCYSTAQELWENINQMYSDLGNQSLIFELTLKIGDLRQGEDTVTKYFNLLKRIWQDLDLFNSYEWKSTEDFQHHKKTVEDSRIFKFLAGLNVEFDEVRGRIIGRQPLPSIGEVFSEVRREESRRNVMLGKKGPGIAVEGSALEVASSFKTSTYQRRTGEKSSEKSQVWCDYCNKPRHTRDTCWKLHGKPPNWINKGGEKSG